One Glycocaulis abyssi DNA window includes the following coding sequences:
- a CDS encoding 50S ribosomal protein L21 gives MYAVIKTGGKQYKVAEGDRLVVEKIDGEAGDQVVFGEVLMLGGENGVTVGSPLIDGAQVIGELVDVRKGEKVIVFKKRRRQNYRRTKGHRQWEAFVAISEIVLPGAKPKTAAKAKAKPAAKSEDAPAKAAPKAAAPKAAAKAEKPPPKPHRKPRLPAMTI, from the coding sequence ATGTATGCGGTAATCAAGACCGGCGGGAAGCAGTACAAGGTTGCCGAAGGCGACCGCCTCGTCGTTGAAAAAATTGACGGCGAAGCCGGCGATCAGGTCGTGTTTGGCGAAGTCCTCATGCTGGGCGGTGAAAACGGCGTGACCGTGGGCAGCCCGCTGATAGACGGCGCGCAGGTGATCGGTGAGCTGGTGGACGTGCGCAAGGGCGAGAAGGTCATCGTCTTCAAGAAACGCCGCCGCCAGAACTATCGCCGCACCAAAGGCCACCGCCAGTGGGAAGCGTTCGTAGCGATCTCCGAGATCGTGCTGCCGGGCGCCAAGCCGAAAACGGCTGCCAAGGCGAAAGCCAAGCCGGCGGCAAAATCTGAGGACGCGCCTGCCAAGGCCGCTCCGAAGGCTGCTGCGCCCAAAGCTGCCGCGAAGGCTGAAAAGCCGCCGCCAAAGCCGCACCGAAAGCCAAGGCTGCCAGCCATGACGATCTGA
- a CDS encoding P-loop NTPase fold protein produces the protein MWADAETDVDYLNYSEIAELVTELITDPDLLPISLGVFGGWGTGKSSTLNLVEAQLAAADSPPIIVKFDAWLYQDFDDARAALMSVIARSLYAAAPETLKDKAVGLIKRVNKLRLLGLAAEVGALAFGAPAFGVAARGVEALGDVAKGKADAKDIEAIRTAAEDVRERLTELVGPKSDRTPPDEIDAFRKEFGDLLGALDRQLVVFIDNLDRCLPTNAIHTLEAVRLFLFIPRTAFVVAADEDMIRHAVAQHFSNPAKRHVSDYLDKLIQVPVRVPRVGVQEVRAYLFMLYASRSKVEPEKLESLRQALIGNLQRTWQSDEQITVDSALSRLSRSGDEELQQAFSMADRMAPLLAKAARVSGNPRIVKRLLNVVRMRSSIARRRSMPLDDAVIAKLALFERCTDEAASLALHTLINQAEGGKPDALRRIEQNQPVSATDTLPEAWTNHLPFIKDWAILEPRLSGVDLRPAVYLARETVPVQIATSSASAALIAAVDILLKVATIASPAAKEALDAVPAIEHVALMEAVIAEMRKNSDWAKARSDFRGATLIASRSPEAGFLLARFIRSLQLSRLPPWMSTMLKDADWWKNTAK, from the coding sequence ATGTGGGCAGATGCTGAAACCGATGTCGATTATCTGAACTACTCCGAAATTGCGGAGCTGGTCACCGAACTTATCACGGACCCCGATCTTCTACCCATCTCGCTGGGCGTTTTCGGCGGATGGGGTACAGGCAAATCCAGCACATTAAATCTAGTGGAGGCGCAGCTCGCAGCTGCCGACTCGCCCCCCATCATCGTCAAGTTCGATGCTTGGCTCTATCAAGATTTCGATGATGCCCGCGCGGCATTGATGTCAGTGATTGCTCGCTCGCTTTATGCGGCAGCACCAGAAACCCTAAAGGACAAGGCCGTAGGCCTCATTAAACGGGTCAACAAGCTCAGACTTCTGGGTTTGGCCGCAGAAGTTGGCGCGCTCGCCTTCGGCGCACCGGCCTTTGGCGTTGCGGCACGAGGCGTCGAGGCTCTGGGAGATGTCGCCAAAGGTAAAGCAGACGCCAAAGATATCGAAGCTATCCGCACCGCGGCCGAAGATGTACGGGAGCGTCTGACGGAGCTCGTCGGACCAAAGTCTGATCGGACACCGCCTGATGAAATTGATGCCTTCCGAAAGGAGTTCGGGGATCTATTGGGTGCCCTGGACCGTCAGCTAGTGGTCTTCATCGATAATCTAGACCGATGTCTACCCACCAACGCCATACATACACTGGAGGCGGTACGGCTATTTCTCTTCATTCCACGCACGGCCTTTGTCGTCGCGGCTGATGAAGATATGATCCGGCACGCGGTGGCCCAGCACTTCAGTAATCCAGCCAAGCGGCATGTCTCCGACTATCTGGACAAACTGATCCAGGTCCCAGTACGCGTTCCTCGGGTAGGGGTGCAGGAGGTCAGAGCCTACCTATTCATGCTCTATGCAAGCCGATCCAAGGTCGAACCAGAGAAACTAGAGAGCCTGCGGCAAGCTCTGATCGGCAACTTGCAACGAACTTGGCAATCCGACGAGCAAATAACAGTCGATTCTGCTCTGAGCAGGCTCAGCCGAAGTGGCGATGAGGAATTGCAGCAGGCATTCAGCATGGCCGACCGAATGGCGCCGTTGCTGGCAAAGGCTGCACGAGTATCAGGCAATCCGCGCATCGTTAAACGGCTCCTAAACGTAGTTCGGATGCGGTCCTCAATCGCGCGGCGGCGATCCATGCCGTTGGACGACGCCGTTATCGCAAAACTCGCTTTGTTCGAGCGATGCACGGACGAGGCCGCATCCCTAGCGCTTCATACGCTGATCAATCAGGCTGAGGGAGGCAAGCCAGATGCGCTACGCCGCATCGAACAAAACCAGCCGGTATCCGCGACCGATACGTTGCCGGAAGCTTGGACTAACCATCTACCGTTTATAAAAGATTGGGCGATCCTTGAGCCGCGCCTGTCGGGCGTCGACTTACGTCCGGCAGTTTACCTCGCGCGTGAGACCGTGCCCGTCCAGATCGCGACTTCTTCGGCATCTGCCGCGCTAATAGCGGCCGTCGACATTCTTTTGAAGGTTGCGACGATAGCATCACCTGCTGCAAAGGAGGCTTTGGACGCGGTCCCAGCCATAGAACATGTAGCTCTCATGGAAGCGGTCATTGCTGAGATGCGCAAGAATTCGGATTGGGCCAAGGCTCGATCCGACTTCCGCGGGGCGACCTTGATTGCATCTCGCTCACCAGAGGCGGGATTCCTTTTGGCGAGATTTATTCGTTCGCTACAATTGTCCCGGTTGCCACCTTGGATGTCGACGATGCTCAAAGATGCCGACTGGTGGAAAAATACCGCGAAGTAG
- the qatC gene encoding Qat anti-phage system QueC-like protein QatC codes for MRLGAAPRTAAVDLLSIALAVTAADTFIRRADADDSWARDIELHVPLIRPQQWKPFTNDLERMLGFLTGDMWRLELKDGGQRAPTRLDIKDRRAQANISKVDFVSLFSGGLDSGIATLAAMSAGERPLLVSHAYRGDATYQDAVAKLLPAKPERLIVNVHPQIDTEHEDSMRARSFIFLALGVLAADTVSEFKGKMIDLRVPENGLIALNPPLTRRRIGSLSTRTTHPHYLSKFQQIINRVDLRANIINPFEAMTKGEMAKNMVAVPGFESFASATVSCGKWKRKKQQCGRCVPCLIRRSSLYAANVDDKTEYTFPDLHAVLADEENRDDLLSMMTAITRAQNNNLSRWVAQSGPMPEDIARRNVLEDVVRRGLAEVAAFLRDTGLKV; via the coding sequence ATGCGCTTGGGTGCTGCGCCCCGCACTGCCGCCGTCGATCTGCTCTCTATCGCCTTAGCGGTCACCGCAGCTGACACCTTTATCAGACGCGCAGATGCGGACGATAGCTGGGCCCGAGATATTGAGCTTCATGTTCCATTGATCCGACCGCAGCAATGGAAGCCATTCACAAATGACCTCGAGCGCATGCTGGGGTTTCTTACCGGCGACATGTGGCGGCTCGAGCTGAAAGACGGCGGTCAACGAGCGCCTACTCGGCTTGATATCAAGGATCGGAGGGCCCAAGCGAACATATCAAAAGTCGATTTCGTCTCTCTGTTCTCCGGCGGGCTAGACAGCGGGATCGCAACACTGGCAGCGATGAGCGCCGGAGAGCGGCCCCTTCTCGTCAGTCATGCCTATCGCGGCGATGCGACCTACCAGGATGCAGTGGCAAAGCTTCTTCCCGCAAAGCCCGAGCGGCTTATCGTCAATGTCCACCCTCAGATTGACACGGAACACGAAGACAGCATGCGCGCCCGCAGCTTTATCTTTTTGGCGCTCGGCGTCTTAGCTGCCGATACCGTTAGCGAATTCAAAGGCAAAATGATCGACCTGCGTGTCCCTGAAAACGGGCTTATCGCGTTAAACCCGCCCCTTACGCGTCGCCGAATTGGCAGCCTCAGCACGCGCACGACGCACCCACATTATCTGTCGAAATTCCAGCAAATAATTAACAGAGTCGACCTCCGGGCGAACATCATCAATCCGTTCGAGGCCATGACGAAGGGCGAGATGGCCAAGAACATGGTAGCGGTTCCCGGATTCGAGTCCTTCGCTTCCGCGACCGTGTCCTGTGGAAAGTGGAAACGGAAAAAACAGCAATGTGGTCGATGCGTGCCTTGTCTGATCCGACGCTCATCTTTATACGCGGCGAATGTCGATGACAAAACCGAATACACCTTTCCAGATCTCCATGCCGTTCTGGCGGATGAGGAAAATAGGGATGACCTACTTTCCATGATGACCGCTATAACCCGGGCACAGAACAACAATCTATCGCGCTGGGTGGCGCAGAGCGGACCAATGCCGGAAGATATCGCCCGCCGCAACGTCCTAGAGGACGTGGTCCGACGAGGGTTGGCGGAGGTCGCAGCTTTCTTGCGAGATACAGGACTGAAAGTTTGA
- a CDS encoding ribbon-helix-helix domain-containing protein, producing the protein MTNLPDLDSAPRVRFRIDADLLQQLDYGVQSGLANSRPELIRTAIREHLKGASERREMLKTLRWLSFALIAAQVENWPDSHKKDVVQAAVRMGADNVLTPLELCTAISALNPEKWIDGEGA; encoded by the coding sequence ATGACTAATCTCCCCGACCTCGATAGCGCGCCCAGAGTGCGCTTCCGTATCGATGCGGATCTTCTTCAGCAGCTTGATTATGGCGTTCAGTCAGGGCTGGCCAATTCCCGGCCAGAGCTGATCCGAACCGCTATTCGCGAGCATCTCAAGGGCGCATCCGAACGCCGGGAAATGCTCAAAACCTTGCGCTGGCTGAGCTTCGCACTCATCGCCGCCCAGGTCGAAAACTGGCCCGATTCTCACAAGAAAGATGTGGTCCAGGCGGCCGTGAGAATGGGCGCCGATAACGTCCTCACGCCGCTCGAATTGTGTACCGCGATCAGCGCCCTCAATCCTGAAAAATGGATCGACGGGGAGGGCGCATAA
- the qatD gene encoding Qat anti-phage system TatD family nuclease QatD: MIDFHCHLDLYPDPELAAEDAGRARIFVLSVTTTPRAWRKTSELARPYPRIRTALGLHPELAHERFEELPLFEALARETRYFGEIGLDGSSKYRSMQHRQVQVFETILKTATQAGGRIMSIHSRNAAAEVLQSLKKHGDAGIPVLHWFSGTSSELETAIRRGCWFSVGPAMLRSKKGRELALRMPKHHVLTETDGPFARDKSRPLQPVDSWAAVSELTSIWRVTDEVVQAQLASNLRRLTAQIAEP; the protein is encoded by the coding sequence TTGATCGACTTCCATTGCCATCTCGATCTTTACCCTGACCCGGAACTTGCAGCGGAGGATGCAGGGCGAGCGCGAATTTTTGTGCTCTCGGTAACCACAACTCCAAGGGCATGGCGCAAAACCTCTGAACTTGCTCGCCCTTACCCCCGAATTCGCACTGCGCTAGGACTGCATCCGGAGCTCGCGCACGAGCGTTTCGAGGAGCTTCCATTGTTTGAGGCGCTAGCTCGCGAAACGCGGTATTTCGGTGAGATCGGACTGGACGGAAGCTCAAAGTACCGAAGTATGCAACATCGTCAGGTTCAAGTCTTTGAGACGATTCTGAAAACGGCGACCCAAGCAGGCGGACGCATCATGTCCATTCACAGTCGCAACGCAGCTGCGGAAGTTCTTCAGTCTCTCAAGAAGCACGGTGACGCTGGCATTCCGGTTCTACATTGGTTCAGCGGCACGTCATCCGAGTTGGAGACCGCTATCCGCCGAGGATGCTGGTTCAGCGTTGGTCCAGCAATGCTTCGCTCCAAAAAGGGGCGGGAACTGGCGTTGCGTATGCCCAAGCATCACGTGCTAACCGAAACCGATGGCCCCTTCGCCAGAGACAAGAGTCGCCCATTACAGCCGGTGGACTCCTGGGCTGCAGTTTCTGAACTCACTTCAATATGGCGCGTGACTGATGAGGTGGTGCAGGCTCAATTGGCGTCCAACCTACGCCGTTTGACGGCGCAGATTGCTGAGCCCTAA
- the rpmA gene encoding 50S ribosomal protein L27, translated as MAHKKAGGSSRNGRDSEGRRLGVKKAGGQAVIPGNIIIRQRGTKYYPGANVGMGKDHTLFALTEGKVEFRRKKDDRMYVSVAPLSDAAE; from the coding sequence ATGGCTCACAAGAAGGCAGGCGGTTCATCCCGCAACGGACGCGACAGTGAAGGCCGGCGCCTTGGCGTCAAGAAGGCCGGCGGTCAGGCCGTGATTCCGGGCAATATCATCATTCGCCAGCGCGGCACGAAATACTATCCCGGCGCCAATGTCGGCATGGGCAAGGATCACACCCTTTTCGCCCTTACCGAAGGCAAGGTGGAATTCCGCCGCAAGAAGGACGACCGCATGTACGTATCGGTCGCCCCGCTTAGCGACGCCGCCGAATAG
- a CDS encoding DUF6538 domain-containing protein: MNITRRGSTFYLVRRVPRRYQRVEKRATIWISLHTDSESEAQRKAPAAWSLMEAAWEARLAGDSDDAERRYEAARDLAAMRGFHYLPAQKVAALPREERLQRMEAVLRDGEPDRVEASALLGGVEQPAITVSRALELFWTLARDRTLGKSEDQLRRWKNPRIKAVRNFLQVVGDKAISEITPDDVLEFRQWWIDRIEAEGLTANSANKDFTHLADMLKTVNRMKRLGLVLPFTDVALKEGEKRTRPPFSVGWIRTRLMAPGALDGLNTQARCLVLGMINTGYRPSEAAGLLAEHIRLDTDIPHISIEPAGRQLKNATSKRVIPLAGISLEAFRACPDGFPAYRGKDKISATVNKYLRENGLLETPAHSLYGLRHSFEDRMISAHVDERVRRDLFGHAYNRERYGKGADLKHLHKVVSSVAL, translated from the coding sequence ATGAATATCACCCGGCGTGGGAGCACGTTTTATCTCGTCCGGCGGGTACCGAGACGCTATCAGCGGGTCGAAAAGCGCGCCACGATCTGGATAAGCCTGCACACCGATTCTGAAAGCGAGGCGCAGCGCAAGGCTCCGGCCGCTTGGAGCCTGATGGAAGCTGCTTGGGAAGCGCGGCTTGCTGGAGACAGCGATGATGCCGAGCGCCGCTATGAGGCGGCCCGCGATCTCGCGGCCATGCGCGGCTTTCATTATCTGCCAGCGCAGAAGGTGGCAGCCTTGCCCCGTGAGGAACGCCTGCAACGCATGGAAGCTGTCCTGCGCGATGGCGAACCGGACCGGGTTGAAGCATCGGCCCTTCTTGGCGGCGTTGAACAGCCTGCCATCACGGTCAGCCGCGCGCTGGAACTGTTCTGGACGCTCGCGAGGGACCGCACTCTTGGAAAGAGTGAGGATCAGCTGCGCCGCTGGAAGAACCCGCGCATAAAGGCGGTCCGCAATTTTCTTCAGGTGGTGGGCGACAAGGCGATCAGCGAGATCACGCCCGATGATGTGCTCGAATTCCGCCAATGGTGGATCGACCGGATTGAAGCCGAAGGGCTGACCGCCAACAGCGCCAACAAGGATTTCACGCATCTGGCCGATATGCTGAAAACCGTGAACCGGATGAAGCGGCTGGGTCTGGTTCTGCCCTTTACCGATGTCGCCCTGAAAGAGGGCGAGAAACGCACGCGCCCGCCCTTCTCGGTGGGCTGGATCAGGACGCGGCTGATGGCTCCCGGTGCGCTGGATGGGCTGAACACCCAAGCGCGCTGCCTGGTGCTGGGCATGATCAATACCGGCTACCGGCCAAGCGAGGCGGCGGGGCTTTTAGCCGAGCATATCCGGCTCGATACCGATATTCCCCATATCTCGATCGAGCCGGCCGGGCGTCAGCTGAAAAACGCCACCAGCAAACGCGTCATTCCGCTGGCCGGGATTTCGCTGGAGGCGTTCCGGGCCTGTCCTGACGGATTTCCGGCTTATCGCGGCAAGGACAAGATCAGCGCGACCGTGAACAAATATCTGCGCGAGAATGGCCTTCTGGAAACGCCCGCACACAGTCTTTACGGCCTGCGTCACAGCTTCGAGGACCGCATGATCTCTGCGCACGTGGATGAGCGCGTGCGCCGTGATCTTTTCGGGCATGCCTATAACCGCGAACGCTATGGCAAGGGGGCTGATCTGAAGCATCTTCACAAGGTCGTTTCCAGTGTCGCCTTGTAG